ttaacacaatATTTATCATCagggtgttttatttttatttattttatttaaaacagtatttatcatcagggagttttatttttatttatttaaaacagtatttatcatcagggtgttttatttttatttatttaaaacagaatTTATCATCagggagttttatttttatttatttaaaacagtatttatcatcagggtgttttatttttatttatttaaaacagaatTTATCATCagggagttttatttttatttatttaaaacaatatttatcaTCAGTATTTATCATCAGggagttttattattatttatttaaaacagtatttatcatcagggtgttttatttttatttatttaaaacagaatTTATCATCagggagttttatttttatttatttaaaacagtatttatcatcagggtgttttatttttatttatttaaaacagaatTTATCATCagggagttttatttttatttatttaaaacagaatTTATCATCAgggagttttattttaatttatttaaaacagtatttatcatcagggagttttatttttatttatttaaaacagtatttatcatcagggagttttatttttatttatttaaaacagtatttatcatcagggagttttatttttatttatttaaaacaatatttatcaTCAGTATTTATCATCagggagttttatttttatttatttaaaacagtatttatcatcagggtgttttatttttatttatttaaaacagaatTTATCATCagggagttttatttttatttattcaaaacaGTATTTATCATCAgggagttttattttaatttatttaaaacagtatttatcatcagggtgttttattttaatttatttaaaacaatatttatcgTCAgggtgttttatttgtatttatttatttaaaacaatatttatcatcagggtgttttatttttatttattttatttaaaacagtatTTATCATCAGggagttttattttaaatacttGTCACTGCAGAGTGTTGAGTTATTGTTAGATTtttaaaacagttatttaaagcgTTACTTCATGTGCTCTTGTGATTCATCGTGCCAGCAAACATGGCGGAGGCTGGCGCTCACctgaccaccaccacctccggaCACGAGCGGCCGTCCATCTTCGAGGTTCTGGCCCAGGAGTCTCTGATGGAGGCCGTCAAACCGGCGCTCCGGCATGCGGTCAAGGTGACACCACGACCTGTGTCTCCTCTGCAGTGGTCAAGTGTGAGCTCAAACCTCTCCCCTGCTCAGGTTCTAGCTGAGTCCAACCCTTCCGTCTTCGGTGTTCTGTGGCGCCGCTTTGATGAGGTCTACCTGCTGCTGGACCTCCTCCTGCAGaagcacttcctgtctcacaGTGCCGCCTCGTTCTCGGAGAACTTTTACGGCCTGAAGAGAGTCTGCACGGGACCGGGGCGACCGGCCGGTCTTGCTCTGAGCAGGCGGTCTCACTGgtgctcgctgctgctgctgtgtgtggcgCCGTACCTGCGGGCCAAGCTGGAGGCCCTGTTGGCtcggcagagggaggaggaggacttcTCCATCCGCGTGGCCCGTAGCCGGACGCAGAAGGTGTTCCGGGCCTTGGCGGCAGCGTATCCGTACGTCAGCACGGCCTGGCAGGTGCTGCTCTTCAGTCAGCAGCTGCTCTTCATCTTCGGGAAAAGTAGGAGTCACAGTCCACTGCTGTGGCTCGCCCGGGTCCGACTGGAGAGGCTCACCGCGCTGGACTTCAGggagctggagctgaagagCGGCAGAAGCcgtgagcctgcagcagctggGAGGTATGGCATCTGCTGTCATTCCATTCACTTCACAtgcaaaaagaacatttttcagaGCATTAGTATGAGCCACTTCCTCCATCTAGCTAGGCcaaaacaaactccacacagatgACAGTTCTTGGGGGGGAGGTGGGTGTGACACTCACATCTGAGAACATTCTACTCGTGTGATGCAGTCTGGCCCAGCGTGCCGGTCGGCTGGTGTCCCAGGCAGCCAGGGGCGTGGCCGTCTCCCTCTCCACCTCGCTGTCGCTGGGAGTCTTCTTCCTGCAATTCCTGGACTGGTGGTACTCGGCCGAGAACCAGAGCACGGTGAAAACCCTGACCGCCCTGCCGGTGCCACCGCCCCCACTGAGCCTGGCGCCTCCACCCGGTGGTGACCCGGCTCAGGACAGGACGTGCCCGCTCTGCAGGAAGCCCCGCACCAACGCCACGGCGCTGTCCACCTCCGGCTTCGTCTTCTGCTACCCCTGCATCTACGCGCACGTCAAGGCCCAGCGCAGCTGCCCGCTCAGCGGGTTCCCCTCCGAGCTGCAGCACCTCATCAAGATCTACACGCCCGAGACCCCCTGAGAGAGACGATGAACATGGACTGCTTTTGAGGAAACTGTTTTGATACGGACACGATGGTTGAGCTCTCGGGCTCCACCTGACTTGACCCTTAAGCCATTAAAGTTGACGTGAACCTAAACACCAGTGATTCGGCTGAATTCTTCTCATGAGAGGAAAGATATCTGCTgcacagtggtgtgtgtgtgttggaggttCAGAGTGAAGACAAGTGTTGTGGGGACGTCCAAGATAAGACAGTCAGTGAATTGCTTtattgagtttccagacaacaacacttaaaaaacaaacaatggaaCAGATAAACAACATCACAACAATACAGTGagtaattcttaaaaaaaaaaaaaaacaaaaaagaaaggaaggacTTTGTTAAAACGTCCGGCTCCCCTGCAGCACGGCAGGAGACCAGGAGTCACAGTAAACAACGCTGCTGTATTGCACGtgtcaacacaaacatgaaccTTATTTACACGTGAAGCGGCGAAAGATCCACACCTTTTCAGATCTGTCCCAAGAGTCAGGAATGTGCTTGTGATccaccacagagagagagagagaaagaaagaggagagaaagagagagacggGGCGTCCTCGTCGCACAAAGACGTTACAGCACGGTATCAAACAGGAAATATACAAAAgagtccaagtgtgtgtgtgtgtgtgtgtgtgagagagcaacAATGAGGCGCCGCGTGTCTCAAATATCATGTTAAATACACGTTGTGACCTCTGCTGGTTTTATCGAAACGTCATGAACGCGACAGCGAGCAGCAAACGCCGCGGCTCAAACAGCACGCGACACTTCACCGCCAACCTTCAGCAGGAACACGCCTCCAACTGAGTGTCACCAAAAATGggtgactgaaaaacaaaacattcaccATAAAAGTATAAAATAATCATTAAGAAATGAATTAGAatagaaaaaaactaaaaaaaaaaagaaactgaaatTTGTATTaattagaaaaatgaaaaaaatgaagataataaattaataaaaataatcaaaggccggagtgaaaaaaaatgcaaatgagtcAGAAATATAAATCTTCTCATGACTTTGCCGTCACAAACCCTCCTTTATTTGTGAAGGTCAATTTctcatattattttaaaatagatatttttaaCTGTTGAGGACAAACTATTTCAAAAAATAGGGATTGTTTTTGAGCCTCATAACTTCATGTTCTTACTCTACAGCGCCCCCTATCCATCCTTCTCATGATCAACTAGAAGAGAGGGGTTCGACGTCGCACTGAAGCGCGCGGTGTTGCTGCTCGCCCCGTCGCCTGCTCGTCCACCTCCGCACCAACATGAACTCCAGTCGAGTTCATCCTGAGTTTACCTGCGAAAACCTGACACCGTCCCGGGCACGAGGCCGCTGCCTTCGCTGATCCGGTTTAGAGCCCGAGTGTTCGCACGAGGCTGAAGAAGCAGCTCGCAACAGATCGGGTGCATCTCTGTCGCCCGGTCAGTATTGCTGTGCCGAGGTGTGGCCacggggggagggggggcagcGCGAGCGACAAGACAGAAGAGCTGCACGACACGTCGGCTTATTGCAGGCATGAGGGAAAGTAGAGTCGGACTCAAGAGTGTAAAAATGCTGTGGGCTGCTGGTGAAGTGAAGAACCACGACAACTGCTTTCATCCGGGCTAACAAGAACCTGAGGCACACAGACATCCTGAGATCGCGTCGACATaaagacaattttattttatactcTGTGACTCCACCAGCTCCATCACATTTCGTCCTTTATTGCTAGCTCAATTCATCGTTTCCATTTTCACAAATGTAGCTAAAGTGCCCATGTAGCCACAGCGCTAACCTAGCTAGCATGCGTGATACAAACATTGTCAGAGCATAAAT
The genomic region above belongs to Synchiropus splendidus isolate RoL2022-P1 chromosome 19, RoL_Sspl_1.0, whole genome shotgun sequence and contains:
- the pex12 gene encoding peroxisome assembly protein 12 isoform X1, translating into MAEAGAHLTTTTSGHERPSIFEVLAQESLMEAVKPALRHAVKVTPRPVSPLQWSSVSSNLSPAQVLAESNPSVFGVLWRRFDEVYLLLDLLLQKHFLSHSAASFSENFYGLKRVCTGPGRPAGLALSRRSHWCSLLLLCVAPYLRAKLEALLARQREEEDFSIRVARSRTQKVFRALAAAYPYVSTAWQVLLFSQQLLFIFGKSRSHSPLLWLARVRLERLTALDFRELELKSGRSREPAAAGSLAQRAGRLVSQAARGVAVSLSTSLSLGVFFLQFLDWWYSAENQSTVKTLTALPVPPPPLSLAPPPGGDPAQDRTCPLCRKPRTNATALSTSGFVFCYPCIYAHVKAQRSCPLSGFPSELQHLIKIYTPETP
- the pex12 gene encoding peroxisome assembly protein 12 isoform X2, encoding MAEAGAHLTTTTSGHERPSIFEVLAQESLMEAVKPALRHAVKVLAESNPSVFGVLWRRFDEVYLLLDLLLQKHFLSHSAASFSENFYGLKRVCTGPGRPAGLALSRRSHWCSLLLLCVAPYLRAKLEALLARQREEEDFSIRVARSRTQKVFRALAAAYPYVSTAWQVLLFSQQLLFIFGKSRSHSPLLWLARVRLERLTALDFRELELKSGRSREPAAAGSLAQRAGRLVSQAARGVAVSLSTSLSLGVFFLQFLDWWYSAENQSTVKTLTALPVPPPPLSLAPPPGGDPAQDRTCPLCRKPRTNATALSTSGFVFCYPCIYAHVKAQRSCPLSGFPSELQHLIKIYTPETP